CGAGACCCACCGGGACGTGCACCCCGAGCCGGTCACCTACGACGAGCTGCTGCAGCGCACGCTCGCGTACGGCACGGCGGTGCGCCGCGCGGACCCGGACGCGGTCATCGCGGGGCCGGCCGAGTGGGGCTGGTCCAACTACCTGTACTCGGCGAAGGACGCGAAGGTGAGCTACACGCTCGCCCCGGACCGGCGCGCGCACGGCAACGTGCCCCTGGTGCCCTGGCTCCTGCGCAAGGTGCGCGAGAGCGAGCGGCAGACGGGCGTGCGCGTGCTGGACGTGCTGGACCTGCACTTCTACCCGCAGGGCAAGGGCATCGGCGTGGGCACGGGCGGGCAGACCGACCCCGGCACCAACGAGCGGCGCATCCGCTCCACGCGCGGGCTGTGGGATCCCACCTACGTGGACGAGTCGTGGATCGGCGAGCCGGTGCGGCTCATCCCGCGCATGCGCGAGTGGGTGGACCAGAACGCGCCCGGCGTGGGGCTCTCCATCGGCGAGTACAACTTCGGCGCCGAGGGGCACATGAGCGGCGGGCTCGCGCTCGCGGAGGCCCTGGGACGCTTCGGCCAGTACGGGCTGGACGCCGCCTTCTACTGGACCTACCCGCCGGAGAACTCCCCCGCCTTCTGGGCCTTCCGCGCCTACCGCAACTTCGACGGCAAGGGCGGCCGCTTCCAGGACCTCTCCGTGCCGGCGCGCTCGAGCCTCGCGAGCACCTCGCTCTTCGCCTCGCGCGACGAGAGCGGCGAGCACCTGGTGGCGGTGCTGCTCAACCTGGACCCCGAGCGCCCCGCGCGCGGGCGCCTGGACCTGGGCGCCTGCGGCAGCGTGAGCGCGCAGCGCGCCTTCCGCTACATCGGTGAGGCGGCGGGCTTCCGCGAGCTGCCGGCCTCGGAGGTCCCCGGCGCGAGCGGCCCCGACGTCACCCTTCCCCCCTACTCCATGACGGTGCTCGATCTCACCCTGAGCGCCCGCCCCAAGACCTCCCGATGAGCGCTCCCGCCCCGGTCCTCCGCTCCCCTCCCCCTGCCGCTCCCGCGGCGCCGCGCCTGCGCCTCGGGCGGCTCACGATCGATCCCGTCACCTTCCCCGAGGCGCTCGCGCGCATCGAGGCGCTGGTGGCCGCACGCCAGGGGGGCAGTGTCTTCACCCCCAACGTGGACCACGTGGTGAACGTGGACGCGGACGCGCACTTCGCCGAGGCCTACGCGCAGGTGAGCCTCTCGCTGGTGGACGGCACGCCGCTGCTCTGGGCCTCGCGCGCGCTGGGCGCGCCCCTGCCGGAGAAGATCTCGGGCTCGGACCTGGTGTGGCCGCTCATGCAGCGCGCCGCCGAGCGCGGCTGGCGCGTGTACCTGCTAGGCGCGGGGCCCGGCGTGGCCCAGGAGGCCGCCGAGCGCTTCGAGCGGGAGCTGGGACTGAAGGTCGTGGGCGTGGACTCGCCGCGCATTGCCGCCCGTCCCGGCGCCGTCGACGAGAGCGCCGAGGCGCTCGCGCGCCTGCGCGCCGCCGCGCCGGACCTGGTGCTCGTGGCCTTCGGCTCGCCGAAGCAGGAGCTGTGGATCCACGCGCACGCGGCCCAGCTCGCGCCGGCCGTGGCGGTGGCCGTGGGCGCCTCGCTGGACTTCGTGGCGGGGCGGGTGAAGCGCGCCCCGGCCTGGATGTCGCGCGCGGGGCTGGAGTGGCTCTACCGGCTCGGGCAGGAGCCGCGCCGCCTGTGGCGCCGCTACCTGGTGAACGACCCCAAATTCGTGGGCATCCTGCTGCGCACGCTGCGCGAGTCGCGGCGCGCCCGCTAGGGACGCGGGCTCAGGTCCCCGAGCGCGCGGTGCGGTAGGGGTCCCGCGCGCCCTTGGGCTGGGCCTTCGCCGGGATGCCCGTCACCACGCTGTCCGGGGGCACGTCGTGCAGCACCACGGCGTTGGCCCCGATGACCGAGCGGGCCCCCACGCGGATGGGGCCGAGGATGCGCGCCCCGCAGCCCACCACCACGTCCTCCTCGAGCGTGGGGTAGCCGTTGTCCTTCGCGGTGCCCACGGTGTTGTTGCCCATGAAGCGCACGCGGTCGCCGATGCGCGCGTCCCCGCCGATGACGATGCCCAGCGTGTGCACGAAGTACACGCCCTTGCCCAGCGTCACGTCCTTGCCGATCTCGATGCCGTAGAGCGCCGTCTGCGCGAGCCGCAGGATGCGGTTCGCGCCCGGCAGCAGGCGCGCCGCGGCCCGCACGCGCTGCAGCGCGAGCACCGTGTACCCGTCCGAGAGGGCCAGGGTGCGCAGCACCTGGCGGGCGTCCGGGCTGCCCCCGGCCTCGCACTGCGCCACCTGCACC
This Aggregicoccus sp. 17bor-14 DNA region includes the following protein-coding sequences:
- a CDS encoding WecB/TagA/CpsF family glycosyltransferase; protein product: MSAPAPVLRSPPPAAPAAPRLRLGRLTIDPVTFPEALARIEALVAARQGGSVFTPNVDHVVNVDADAHFAEAYAQVSLSLVDGTPLLWASRALGAPLPEKISGSDLVWPLMQRAAERGWRVYLLGAGPGVAQEAAERFERELGLKVVGVDSPRIAARPGAVDESAEALARLRAAAPDLVLVAFGSPKQELWIHAHAAQLAPAVAVAVGASLDFVAGRVKRAPAWMSRAGLEWLYRLGQEPRRLWRRYLVNDPKFVGILLRTLRESRRAR
- the epsC gene encoding serine O-acetyltransferase EpsC, with translation MLRQLYEDAVQVAQCEAGGSPDARQVLRTLALSDGYTVLALQRVRAAARLLPGANRILRLAQTALYGIEIGKDVTLGKGVYFVHTLGIVIGGDARIGDRVRFMGNNTVGTAKDNGYPTLEEDVVVGCGARILGPIRVGARSVIGANAVVLHDVPPDSVVTGIPAKAQPKGARDPYRTARSGT